The Hyphomicrobiales bacterium nucleotide sequence GACGCCTTGAAGGGCAGTATGGGCGGCGCCCTGCACGCGCTCGCCTTGCAGACGCGGGTGCCCGACTAAGGCCTGTTGAGATTCATCGTGAGTTGATGACGGCGGCGGCGAGATGGATGATGGCTTTGAAGCTCTCGTCGGTTTTGTCGGCGCGCATGGCGATGCGCTTGAACTCCTTGAGTTTGCAGAAGAAGTTTTCGATCAG carries:
- a CDS encoding transposase, giving the protein LIENFFCKLKEFKRIAMRADKTDESFKAIIHLAAAVINSR